The following DNA comes from Megalobrama amblycephala isolate DHTTF-2021 linkage group LG20, ASM1881202v1, whole genome shotgun sequence.
TACCTAGGTATAAAATTTCAATCTTAACATGTTTAAAAGGCCACCCAGACTATGTGATTTTTGCGTACATGCAGTTTCAGTTTTTCTTACCTTTTTCCTAAATTTAGAATAAAGTTATTGGTGAATCATGATTTCAAGAACAAATGTATACGCATGTGTACACATACTTAGATAATGCATATTAGGTTGTACTTATTTTCCCAGAAAACTTTCTGGAAAGCTTGCCATCTATTCACCACTACATGATAAAGTCATCGTATACTGACccaatgtgtaaaaaaaaccaAGGTTTTAATACAACACCATTCTTCTCGGGTTGTAAGAACCATAATATATATCTTACCTCAGATGAAATCATAATTAGTTTTAGTTGCCTTCACAGTTTGcatctaaattaatttatatgaCCTTGATTGATCATTGAATTtcttgctttattttattcactattAAAATCATAGTCTCTTTAAGACACTtatatacactgcaaaaaacaaaacaaaaacaaatggaaGAGGCAGTGGCTGTGTGAGAGATGACCTGCTGTAAAGCCATAAGGAAAGTGAGCAGACAGCAAGGTCTATCTTAATGAAAACTCCACTGACAGCACTAAAGACTACCAACATGAACTAAATGCTGCTCAATCATCTATTGAAATGTATTAAGAGGGATAAAAGTAAGATATCCTagaacaaacatttttaaacatgtttacATGAATCAGCTGTCTATCAGTCTTAAAAGGTGTGAAACAATACTAAGAGAATTTGAGAGCAGagaacatcaaaaaaaaaaaaaaacgtatcatTTTGAAACTAGTAAAATGATATTACAATCTGATTTAATCTGCTAGCTGCAAGGTGGATACAAAGCTAACACTAACAAGAAATATATACCGTTATGACcgtaatgtcattaattactcaccctcatgccgttctacacccgtaagaccttcattaatcttcggaacacaaattaagatatttttgttgaaatccgatgtgAAAGCCTCCATAGCCTGCAATGAcatttctctctcaagatccattaatgtactaaaaacatatttaaatcagttcatgcgagtacagtggttcaatattaatattataaagcgatgagcatatttttggtgcgccaaaaaaacaaaacaacaaattatatagtgatggccgatttcaaaacactgcttcattaagcttcagaagcgttatgaatcagtgtatcgaatcatgattcggatcacttgtcaaaccgccaaactgccgaaatcacgtgactttggcattccaaaccgctgattcgacacactgattcatttgtgctccgaagcttcctgaagcagggttttgaaatcggccatcactgtataagtcgttattttgtttttttggcgcaccaaaaatattctcgttgctttataacattaatattgaaccactgtactcacatgaactgatttaaatatatttttagtacattaatggatcttgagagaggaaatgtcattgctccctatggaggcctcactgagccattggatttcaacaaaaatatcttaatttgtgtttcaaagattaatgaaggtcttacgggtgtgaaacgacatgagggtgagtaattcatgacagaattttcatttttgggtgaactaaccctttaattacaaACACGTCAAACGTGAATTGCGATAAATTTcggaaaaaaattgtttttgctttttttaataacagaaGCTGCTAACATGTCACAACAAAACTGGGATAATTTCTTCATGAACGAAACAAAAACAcctgtataaataatgtttattatgtATCTAGAGTATTACTGTTGTCACCGATTGTCTcacaaaatggagaaaaaaatacaTGATTTGTTTGCTTAAACAATCTTTGTATACTTTGTAAACAAAaagaatgtaataataaaattcatGGAGCCTGGGACAAAGATTTTGTTTGGTCTCCTCTCCCCTAGTCCCAAAGAGTGGGCCCTCTCTAGTCATAGGGCCTGGAACAACGTTCCTAGTTGTTCTCTGTCACCATGCTCTGCTTGTTGTGGTCATTTTTAACGAATCACCTGAGTGATTCAGTGACTCGCTCATAACAGTGGAAGAGACACTTGATGTAACCTGCGGAAAGGGTCACTGAACAAATCAGAGAACGAACTTGAAAGAATTCAAATGAATCGATTCGCTGGAATGAGCCAAAATCAGGAGCTAACGGCATCACAAACGGTGTTTACTTTACACGGGCTTCCGATGGAACAAATATAGTAGTATTTCTCAAAAATATGCTGTGTATATCCAGGCCGTTGTGATCATACACGGATTCATCTCGTTAACCCCATGACAGTCCAGGAATAGCCAGGCAGGACAGCATCCAAACATCAACAGCACTGGCAAACCATGACAGATCACTGCAAAGCCGCAGCACAGACGTCCTGAGACATCCACAAACCTACACACCACACACGACCTATGAATAAGTTCTGACAGACCCTCATGCTTCAGTAATGAAACACTGCAGACGAtctgacacacactcacacccttTTCTCGATctcgatctctctctctctctctctctctctctctctctctctggtggGACATGCTTGTTTACCTTCTTGTCGATGCGGACAGTGAAGACATCGCGGTCCCTCAGCGGCTCCCGACTGAGGACCAGGCCGTGATTGAATTCCTGTACCGGCTGATTCCGTTGAGCGGTTCTGTTGGAGTTCGACAAACCGATCAGTTTTCCGCTGCGCGGATGCAGCTCAGCCGCCATCTTCGCACGGGCGGCGCGGTGCACGACACCAAGCGTCGTTTTGCGACAGTAGAGTGCCGCTTGTGGGCAGTTCGCGCTCGGCTATGGGTATATTTTGGCATATCAGTTTCAGTGGTACTTCAGTGTTTTACACACAGAACACGATTTTTAGATGGGGCAACAAAAATgaatacttatttttttatattagaaTGCAGAAAACGAGCAAGGGctgataaaaatgaataaatgtaatggAGGTAGGTTATATGTAAATACAGACACATTATCAAACGCCACAGGTCACATAATAATGGCGAACAATATTATATCATATTGAGGTTTACAAATCTATCAATAGCTGTTCTTAGAGATtgtttaaaaactgaaaaaaaaaaataacaacccCATTTTAAACTTGTGGGCACTACTATGTTTGTTGAAAAAAATCCTCTAGATGGCAGTAGATTATAGATAAACCTTCATAACTGATTTATGAAGCTCGTGAAGGCCAAATATTAGATGGGTTTTTGACTTATgttccagattttttttttttttttttcgtttttgctatattaatattatatataaaatgtctttttttttaaagtgttttttatttatggTTTTATTAGTGTTATGGTTTTATTAAAAACTTTgtctcaaaatattaaaatccaCCATGCATATATTAAGTATTAACTATTATGACCAAAGAAACATAAATTTTTTGACCCACAGTggtgtcatttccaccacaacAGCTTTAGGGAAAATATAACTTGTGATTAGACTATTTTTTAACTCATGTTAGGCAGTAATGTTGTCAAATTATACAAAAAGTGTCAaaatattattcaattctttgtATTTAGTATACATAGATATTAAATTATCTATTGTAAAACAAAGGAGTTGGGTTGAAAAAATATAGATTTGCTCATCAGATTCATTATCAGACTAACACATGGCTTTGTGGAATGATAAAATTAATGAAACcacattattttgatttattttgttcaCTGAAAGATGTTCAttgataaacattaaattttagGTGTGTTTGTAAACAGTTCAATGGGATGTTCCTTGttcattcattaaattactGTATTAGAAAGACGTACCGTttaatttcaaatgtattttattgctcAATGTAACATAACAGCCCATCAGTACATTTTTGGAGGTTATTTTTAGGTCACCTGAACATTCAGCTTTTTTAAACAGGCCTATCTATTCCAGATATAAGATGAGTGGAACATGAAGGGAATACTAGAGTTTAGCCTGCCAAGATTATTGCCTTAAATCTCTATTAAGTGAGTTCATTTATTGCTTCTGTAGGACAGCTGTGAGATGACACCGCTGTGTGTTTGTACAATGCCCGATCAAGATCAATGACCTGGCCCTGGACAAGGATTTTCTCCAGACACCCACGCAGGTAATGTGTACTCTTTTCTGCCTCACTgtcacctgaaaaaaaaaaaagagttcagAGAATTGACTATATACTACCTGAGATAAGACACAGTTGTCTACTTGACAGTTACAAGTTAAATTTAAAGAATTTAACACAGAACATAGAGGATATTGGTGAATGGAAGAGTACTTGAGCACGGAAATTCTTGCTTCACTTCCACCTCGCAAATTTACCTGGCACTCCCCCAAAAGTCAGAAGCATCCCCTTTTTCCACATGGTGAAAAAGTCCAGACTTTCCGTTTTGAGCTCTGGTTTGCTGTTTACCACAAGTGAATGTTTCAGTATGGTGAAAGTAAGTGTTGCAGGTTCACGGGGAAGGGCAACAGTTTCCGATCCCTCTTTCAGGCCCAACTGCACCTCCTGTTACGGTGCAGATAATACTTAGGTCCCGTTAGTTAAtttttgttaatgcattaactaaaatgaactaacaatgagcaaagCATCCGTTACAGTATGTATtgatctttgttaatgttagttaataaaaatacaaatgttcattgttagttcatgtcagCACAGGTCCATTAATACATATTAACAGatattctttataatgcattagtaaatgttgaaatgaacatgAACTAAGATCAATAAACGCTTTAGCATTATTTCTCATTGTAAGTTATTAcgttatttacattatttctcAATTTTATGAAAAGGTTGCTTGTAATAGACCATTAAATGAAAGTAAGAGGATCAGATGTTAATATACATCAGTTTTCAGTGAAATAATCATTAGTGGTTTCATCGTTTAAATGCTAATACCATTTTGTTAATGATGCAATGGACttttttatttactgtatatatacctTTACATCTTTATGCACATCTAACTCTCCCACAACATACTGAAATCCTGTGCTTTGGAGACTCAGCGTTGTCCCGGTCCAAGAGCCAAAGATCTCGACTGTGATACCAGCCTCTTCTGTCTTAATTCCTGGAAGATCTGTCATGACATGTGCATGGAAAGATAATGTTATCTCATGTGCAATGCAAGTTTAAACATACATGATTTTTCACTCACCAGATGTATTAAACATAGCCACTCCAGTTCCTGGAAAATAGCTCCCTCTCTTGATCTCAGAGAAGCAGGGCCTGGGTTCCCATGTTGAGTCACTAACCCAGGGGGTGCTGAGATTTAGCCAGTGCCCTCCTCTAATACAGGCATCCATTTCCGGTTCAAACTGGGTAATAAAAAGGACTGTGGTCagtcaatgttatttttttccacttttcaattaaaatattattggaATAGACAGTTAATCTTACTGGATGGAAGAGCTTTTGTTTGTCCACTAACATGCCACCAAGAGCCAGACGTATCTTTCCTGTTAGTTCATCTTCTGTCAGGTTAGAATGGAGACCGACTACAAGCTCTGCCTTGTTGTTTACCTCTAGCACCACAAATTTGCCCTCACTGCGCAATTCCAGCTGTCCAAAATCATCAGAGAATACTTAGAAGATTGATCACCTAATGAATGATTATGAAATGATAaatgtgatatatatatttatacactatattgccaaaagtattgggacacccctacaaatcattgaattcaggttttcctatcacttccatggccacaggtgtataaaatcaagcgcctaggcatgcagactgcttctacaaacatttgtgaaagaatgggtcgctctcaggagctcagtgaattcaagcgtgccacctgtgcaataagtccattcgtgaaatttcctcactactaaatattccacggtcaactgttagtggtatcataacaaagtggaagcaattgggaacaacagcaactcagccacgaagtggtaggccatgtaaaatcacagagtgggatcagcacatgctgaggcgcacagtgcgcagaagttgCCAACGTAGttgctacagacctccaaacttcgtgtggccttcagattagctcaagaacagtgcatagagagcttcatggaatgggtttccatggccgagtggctccatccaagccttacatcaagTGCAATGCatagcgtcggatgcagtggtgtaaagcatgccgccactggactctagagcagtggagacgtgtccTCTGGAGGGACgaatcatgcttctctgtctggcaatccgatggacgagtctgggtatggcagttgccaggagaacagtacttgcctgactgccaCAACAGTacttgtgccaagtgtaaagtttggtggagggggattatggtgtggggttgtttttcaggggttgggcttggccccttaaggccagaacacaccaagccgacgctgacgaactagtggcgacgaaagcagactgtggggttggctcacgtcggcagcgtctgtgtccaaagttgccctgacacaccaaactgaTGACCAAGTAGCACTTcaatcattctgattggctgttcagctactgccgcctgctggttcggaaaggcatttcatctcacgcaggcggcagtagctgaacagccaatcagaatgatcagatggcccgacggaccgacaaGCTCCaatgccgattcaacatttcgaatcggccaaaaaaaagcagacgaggactAACTTCAGCCGACaatgcggaacacactgagaaaacttagtcggccgacgaagaaaaactgcccaacggccgaccgtcggcttggtgtgttcctgcctttagttccagtgaaaagaactcttaatgcttcagcatagcATATcaaaagaatcctaaaaataaaattatcacttttttctacaaaaacattaagcagcacaactgttttcaacattgataatataaaGAAATGATTCTTTATCACcaaatagaatgatttctaagggatcatgtgacattgaagactggagtaatggctgctgaaaaagtaaattgcattttataatatattaaatacaaagcagttattttaaattgtaataatatttcacaatataactgtttttgttgtatttttgatcaattacaTGCAGCCTTGGCAAACAcaagagacttattttaaaaatttcacAGAGCCCAAACTAGTAGCATATACAATATGGTTGTTGCTTTAAATTGCCATGAGGTTTCAGAGAAATCAGTAGAaattaaaaaagacaaacattatTTACCAAGTGCCAGGCCCCATCATTGAGTTTACGACCTCCCTTTATGCTCACTAAGATGTCTGCTTTCCCAATCTGCATTTCAGGTATGCCATCACGCAATGAAAGCACAAACCAGTCCTGTCCTTCTTTGGTGTCTCCATAAAAGATGGCCCCCTCTGGGTCAAGGGTCCGGAACTCAAAGTAAGATCTGATGCTGTATGTGTGAGGTAAGACAGTGAATTCTACCACTATGATGTTCTGTACGTTTAAATTAGATGCACGATTACCAACTACTGCCGCGAAGCACAAAGGAATTACAATTTAGAAAGTAAAGCGAAATCCACAGATTTCAAATCAACTCACCTTGTGATGTCAGAGAGATTTGCACTCGTCTGCATTAAGGGAGTCCATTTGGACTGTCTGTGTGCAAGATTGACAACTCCCTTGCCGGATATCTGTCTCAGTCATCCCAAAAACCAGAGAATGATTTTGACATCATACATCAAACATCATACAGCAGCCAAGCATACTCAGATTACATTTAGACATATCTCTCTCACTCTCGCTAAAAGCTAGGTAAACACAAGCGTCTGTGATATCCCAGAGAAGCTGCCAGTGTAAATACTGCTGCCCCGGGCAAGTGTGGAACCAGGGTTCAGCGAATTCAGAGTCGAATACGCCAACGGTGCAATGACTTTGTCAGCTAAAGTTGCTTCCTGGCCAGCCAGTCAGCTCAAAATATACATTGCCTGCAATGTTCTATCATATGTAATAAGTTTTCCAATATAGAATTTGAACACGTTAGCAGGGGCTTAGGCTCTTTTTGTTGTTCCAATCTGTTCTTATTTAACATGCCAATACTGGTTAAggatattaatatttcttaaataattattacaaaaaatatatatatccttTAAATGTCATAGATGtgatgaattaatcattttaaatgaattaattataaaaactatagttttataaaatgttttatataaattcaaataactaaaatgtacattttatgtggaagtaaaataaaaaaatcatagagATTGTACATTATTATCTGTTGTATATCTGACCATTGAAATTGGCttgaataattttaactttaataTAATGTTTCCATTACATAGTATATTACTTTACTTTTTATCCAAATTGACCTAACAGGAGggatttaattgaaaaaaattttttggcATCAATTGAACTAATTTCATAGTAAAgcttatataaataaatcaaattattcTGATATTATCAGAAGTCGTATTTTAATGTAAAGTAAGTGAAATGGATCAAGCAAGCAGGTAAGCCTCAGTATACATAGAATCTTAATTTTTATGTGTGCTGTCAACATGTAGCATTTACTTTTCAATTTCTGATGATTAAATTGCATGGTAGCATTTGCTTCTGCAGCTTTACACTTACATATAATATGTAACATAGTAAAAACGCACCGGTTTATCAACATAATtgcatattaaaaaacaaaaggcCTTGGTGAATATATATCTCTTGTAGCTTGTGAAACGCtagttaaaaatatttgtttttgggtttttttagaCCATTCTTTCAGAGATCTCATACTCACCTGATCACTTGACACTCCCCTGCACAGCAGAATCAGGTACGGGCCTAACAATAGTATGACCGCTTCCTTGAAATAGTTCATTCTCTTTTAACTCCGGAGAGACTCTGTCAGACtacctctctctcttttcatctGAGAAGTGAGTAAACTCCAGTCTAGCACACAGCCTCCCCGGAAGAGACTAAAGATGTCGACATCACAGAACcggaaaatattgattttgggCTTGTTTGTTTGAGTGTGTAGGTATTTTGTACACTGAGGGTTCCTATGCagtttggaaaagtatggaatttgattttAGTCATTTACAGGTCTGGATaagtatggaaaaatatttgtgtttccagACTATTGCCCCTGttcatttttctaaaatataaatttaagaaaGTCTCATACAACAGATagggctgggttaaaaatatcaatttatcgtttttaatcgattctcatttttattaaCCGATATCAATTAAATCCCAAACATATATCTTTTATGCTGTTTTCAGCTGATGAATAAACAAAACTTTGTAGCTCGCCTCCAGTCCAAAAATCACAATAAGCTTTGTGCTTAATTTCTTTTgaaatgaaacaaagtctcagctttcaaattctgtccattttattacaaaattcaaacaataaatactgttttggcactctttaaaggattagttaaccCAAagatgaaatttctgtcattaattactcaccctcatgttgttccaaacccttaagaccttcgttcatcttcagaacacaaattaagatatttttgatgaaatcagagaggtttttatctcccatagaaagcataTTTACCACATttaaggtccagagaagtagtaaaaacattgttaaaacagttaacgtgactacagtggttcaaccttaatgttatgaagtgacgagaatacgtatgcagaaacaaaacaaaaataatgactttattcatcctttttttctcttccctgtcagtctcttACGCAGTTGATGCAGTGCAGGCTTCCGCGTCTACGTCAGAATGGCAACTCTGTATTGGCCGGTTCCAGCATCAACATCACACGCATGCGCCAtggtgctcacatgaacagcattgaccaatactgagctggcatttggtcgtaaacacagaagctctgcacatgaatgaacatcagatggtatgttgaaagatacagtacaacttacgaAATCCAtgtcatgtctcgtgtaatcgctcaatcagtgtttcaaccgtggAAAGACTTCAATAAAATAGCTTGTAAAAAATGTCACgtgttacatttacctcagaaaagccattcaatgaccataaatTTGTTAGCTAtaaaaatgaactctagagagcagtgttttgctaaatatatgcactatagtgcatattcattatatttgttCTTTACCTGtccttcaatatttaatgtatatttgaATAAATCAATTTTTATGATagagactatttaaatgttcatatttaaaaaataaacgagtagaaacataattatgccattaaaaatttaaatgtaagtagcttATACAAATccgttaattttaacctttacTATTATAGTAATGTTCCAACTGGGGTTCCCTATAtggtttacagcattagttgagacaTTTTTTCCTTGAGAAAATTTGACATGTAGGCCTACTGTGTGATACATACCTGATACACACCACAATagaaatcaaataaaatcatgaaatttgtgtcaatacccTGCCCTACAAGCAGAGTGTTTTCATGGTAAAAGTTTAGTGATTGTTTGATTGTCGAGCACTGTGCCACTCAAACCAGCAACAGATAAAAGAGCAAACAATCATCTTAGACTGTACTTTGCTGTTTGGTGATCATGCAACATCAGACCACATTTACAGTATCAAAGTGATGAATCAAGAGGTGAATATATGCCGATTATAAAGCGATTTTGGTTTCTTCTCATCATTTATGCGAATGTTATCACTTCGAGAAAACCAatgaaaaacagagaaaataaaaatatttacagatgACTGTACTATTTACCaaaaataatgctgaaaataatGCTGTATGAACCATTTATGtcttattttgaaatggaaaatgtgtaggaTGGTAAATAATTTTACCAGTGTATATCACAATAGCATAACTGGCATTCAGTTATATGATTTTGTTATGGTGCTTAATGACTACAAAAAATAAAGTGGGTGAGAGTAGGGTACAAATGGAAaattaatgactgaatggaTGTAGAGTACACTGTGCAAAAATTTTACCTTTAGGGACACCATGTGTACCTTTAGTACACCAAGATACTAATATATAGCCTTTAGgttcaaaatacattttaaacttatgttaaaggtacaatttttccatatatatttctgatatttcccccccaaaaaaagaacattttaaaaaattatatcagAGCAACATATGTGTACATCTTTTCACAAAAAGCagataatatatatacagtgataGTAATCCAGTTTTTCCCCTCCTCAACCTGGCAGTTAATCTGATTGCATAACAAATGAACTTTGAAAGGTCACTGATGTTTGTACATTGGTGAAACCTTGATGTATTACTAGTGAGACataggtgttttttttgttttgcacttAGAATGTGAAAATATCGCCTGTGTAAATTGATACATTTCAGACTAAAACTAACTTTTAGGAACAGTTGTCAAAGTCATTATTGAAAACATCCACTATTTTAAGTATTTCATACATTAAACATGCACATTATTTTTATGTGACCCTTAGTTGAATTTCCAAAGAGCATGAACACCTGGCCATAGCCTAAGTCCCACAGTCTGTACATGATCCCACTGTCAAAAATAATGTactaaaattatacatttagcCTTTCAATGGAGCAGTGCCCTCAAAGGTACACTTTTGTACCTTATCTACCAATAATAggcaattattaaataattaactgATCTGCACACTTATTAATA
Coding sequences within:
- the shbg gene encoding sex hormone-binding globulin, with product MNYFKEAVILLLGPYLILLCRGVSSDQISGKGVVNLAHRQSKWTPLMQTSANLSDITSIRSYFEFRTLDPEGAIFYGDTKEGQDWFVLSLRDGIPEMQIGKADILVSIKGGRKLNDGAWHLLELRSEGKFVVLEVNNKAELVVGLHSNLTEDELTGKIRLALGGMLVDKQKLFHPFEPEMDACIRGGHWLNLSTPWVSDSTWEPRPCFSEIKRGSYFPGTGVAMFNTSDLPGIKTEEAGITVEIFGSWTGTTLSLQSTGFQYVVGELDVHKDVKEVQLGLKEGSETVALPREPATLTFTILKHSLVVNSKPELKTESLDFFTMWKKGMLLTFGGVPGDSEAEKSTHYLRGCLEKILVQGQVIDLDRALYKHTAVSSHSCPTEAINELT